One genomic region from Chthonomonas calidirosea T49 encodes:
- a CDS encoding division/cell wall cluster transcriptional repressor MraZ, with product MLIDSPALRMWGRFEHALDDKGRVIIPQRFRETLGSKFVLTIGPDHHIRAYPLPVWEALENQLISSSLYDELDPDLIFLQRMFGNCEFVSPDREFRLSIPRHFREWAGMEEGDIVVIIGSGTRLEIWSRAGWRAWSEHLTEQEAGIASRNRLSLQPVAGVSAAPTRPTPGETVPTQEGTA from the coding sequence ATGCTGATCGACTCTCCCGCTTTGCGAATGTGGGGGCGCTTCGAGCACGCACTTGATGATAAAGGGCGTGTGATCATTCCGCAGCGCTTCCGCGAAACGCTGGGGAGTAAATTCGTGCTTACCATAGGCCCCGATCACCATATTCGTGCCTACCCCTTGCCGGTTTGGGAAGCCCTTGAAAACCAACTGATCAGTTCCTCCCTCTACGATGAGCTTGATCCCGACCTTATCTTCCTCCAACGTATGTTCGGGAACTGCGAATTTGTTAGTCCCGATCGCGAGTTCCGCCTCTCCATCCCCCGTCACTTCCGCGAGTGGGCCGGGATGGAGGAGGGCGACATTGTGGTGATTATCGGCAGCGGAACGCGCCTTGAGATATGGAGCCGTGCCGGATGGCGCGCTTGGAGCGAACACCTTACGGAACAGGAGGCGGGCATTGCGTCGCGCAATCGCTTGAGCCTCCAACCCGTGGCAGGAGTGTCCGCCGCCCCAACCCGCCCCACCCCAGGCGAAACCGTGCCGACACAGGAGGGTACCGCTTGA
- a CDS encoding type II restriction endonuclease: protein MIKRPYHDHLESSEDLVTTYEATRTGFVALALEKNRRATPFVVEARALQEAASKAKTPIDLLNINGIETGLLTAAGLSDKALVHLQSEDKIEAIKSLIKNFLEPAGEKFVEELVYRFLLTRGDALGGSMRNIGGALAQRKITRAIVSTLRIAGIEYRWQHLMTRQWIDVSGDDAEIELSLRGLSWRIQGKHRTLIYNLTVPLVKSNVDMCLFSLDPQELQATEFKIPESYFALGELKGGIDPAGADEHWKTARAAIDRIRQAFSKAGYSPHTFFIGAAIERRMADEIWNQLETGLLSNAANLNNHRQVASISRWLCGL, encoded by the coding sequence ATGATCAAACGCCCGTACCACGACCATCTTGAATCCAGTGAAGACCTTGTGACCACCTATGAAGCTACTCGCACTGGTTTTGTGGCGCTTGCCCTTGAGAAAAACCGACGCGCTACGCCGTTTGTTGTGGAAGCGAGAGCGCTACAAGAAGCTGCATCAAAGGCAAAAACACCCATTGACTTGCTTAACATCAATGGCATAGAGACTGGACTTTTGACAGCCGCTGGTTTGTCTGACAAAGCTCTTGTTCACTTACAGTCCGAAGACAAGATAGAAGCTATCAAGAGTCTCATCAAGAATTTTCTCGAGCCGGCCGGAGAGAAATTTGTTGAAGAATTGGTTTACAGGTTTCTATTGACACGTGGAGATGCGCTCGGCGGCTCAATGCGAAACATTGGTGGTGCATTAGCACAGAGAAAAATCACCCGCGCTATCGTTTCAACCCTCAGAATCGCTGGCATTGAATACAGGTGGCAGCACTTAATGACCAGGCAGTGGATTGATGTAAGTGGTGATGATGCGGAAATAGAGTTGTCTTTACGTGGCCTGAGCTGGCGAATCCAAGGCAAACATCGCACCCTGATTTACAATCTGACTGTACCGTTGGTTAAGAGCAATGTAGATATGTGCTTGTTTAGCCTCGATCCGCAGGAATTACAAGCTACTGAGTTTAAAATCCCCGAATCATACTTTGCCCTTGGTGAACTCAAAGGCGGCATAGATCCTGCAGGGGCAGATGAACATTGGAAGACCGCACGCGCAGCCATCGACCGTATACGCCAAGCATTTTCCAAAGCAGGTTACTCTCCTCACACTTTCTTCATTGGGGCAGCAATTGAAAGAAGAATGGCAGACGAGATCTGGAATCAATTAGAGACTGGCTTGCTCAGCAATGCTGCAAATCTGAATAACCATAGACAAGTTGCATCAATATCTCGATGGCTATGCGGATTGTAG
- the rsmH gene encoding 16S rRNA (cytosine(1402)-N(4))-methyltransferase RsmH, with product MTNSIERYNHQPVLLQETLQFLAPRPGETFLDATVGGGGHSLVIAEHIRPHGTLVGLDRDAEALAAAQRTLKQFSSQNHILLLHGDFGHLGQILDTTIGAPTTFDGILFDLGVSSYQLDAARGFSFRRDEPLDMRMDRSKGETAAQLLRRVSETELERILKEYGEEPWARPIARAIHAELKKGRPIQTTGQLAALVECTVPRRAWPRSIHVATRTFQALRIAVNDELKQLQTGLAAAIERLNPGGRIVVISFHSLEDRIVKRLFAYKAGKHVGLDAAPPVVPNPSSRTPVLEILTKKPVRPSDEELRRNPRARSGRLRAARRLPLP from the coding sequence ATGACGAACTCGATTGAACGCTACAACCACCAACCCGTGCTCCTCCAGGAGACGCTGCAGTTTCTTGCCCCGCGCCCAGGCGAAACGTTCCTCGACGCTACCGTCGGAGGCGGCGGTCATAGCCTCGTCATCGCGGAGCACATCCGCCCTCACGGCACGCTCGTCGGGCTTGACCGAGACGCCGAGGCGCTTGCCGCTGCCCAACGTACCTTAAAACAGTTTTCTTCGCAAAATCATATTCTCCTGCTTCATGGCGACTTTGGCCATCTCGGCCAAATCCTTGATACCACCATTGGCGCACCGACAACCTTCGATGGCATCCTCTTCGATCTGGGTGTCTCTTCCTATCAACTCGACGCCGCGCGCGGGTTTAGCTTTCGCCGAGATGAACCGCTCGATATGCGCATGGACAGAAGCAAGGGTGAAACGGCCGCGCAGCTTCTTCGAAGGGTTTCGGAGACGGAGCTGGAGCGGATTTTGAAAGAGTACGGCGAGGAACCCTGGGCACGGCCCATTGCGCGCGCCATTCACGCGGAACTCAAGAAAGGCCGCCCCATTCAAACAACCGGCCAACTGGCGGCGTTGGTGGAGTGCACCGTGCCACGCCGCGCTTGGCCACGCTCCATCCATGTCGCCACCCGCACCTTTCAGGCCCTTCGAATCGCCGTTAACGATGAGCTGAAACAGCTACAGACCGGGCTCGCCGCCGCCATCGAACGCCTGAACCCGGGCGGACGTATCGTTGTCATTAGCTTTCATTCCCTAGAAGATCGTATCGTAAAACGCCTGTTCGCCTATAAAGCCGGTAAGCATGTGGGCCTCGACGCCGCACCGCCCGTCGTTCCCAACCCCTCCTCTCGGACTCCCGTGCTCGAAATCCTTACAAAGAAACCGGTACGCCCCTCCGATGAGGAGCTGCGTCGTAATCCACGGGCACGTAGTGGACGCTTACGTGCCGCACGACGCCTTCCATTACCTTAA
- a CDS encoding peptidoglycan D,D-transpeptidase FtsI family protein yields MKRTQRKGDVFSQRRLLLAGGLITLTYLGLMARLTYLQGFQGRKIRAAAFQSRIEDIPSKAHRGAIFDAEDRPLAIDTYSGTAGFDPAVLANPFMDSATRKRLQQRLTNDLPRAAMLLGIPLSQLNTQIQQAVAAYQQRLAEGHYAEHGFYPLKYGLTQTQAQLFKAAHLCGFGVQDNRVRRYLCGADAAQVIGFVNPSGQGVLGLEQGCDRWLKGTDGYAEVELDAHRHEIPNTLHQLRLANNGLNIYTTLDADAQHIATEEAMRIWNQFHPHGVSVVVVDPRSGDIRALVSLPSFNPNPLPNAPQKRSPIPFDSIYDRCTAYCYEPGSTIKPLLVCGALQEGVITPQSYFHCSGEFRVQGRTIHCAHGEVHGDEDVAKILRVSCNIGAAQIGLRLGGQQLKAIYARFGLFTRPDLPLPGIARGHWSLDKYEAPYCAAKTARAAFGQSVTVTPLGLAMAYAAIANNGLLMQPRLVTAMVSSDGRVVERIPPTPVRQVISPSVAREVRQMLCGVVTSGTGQPAAIPGYIVAGKTGTATKYRPGAYIGSFIGMVPADPNTVPRAVILVMVNQPTTGRYYGAEVAAPAFHNIAARLMALWRVPQDDPQNTQAIAAGQLPKVAFLPSTLPTKTNRN; encoded by the coding sequence ATGAAACGTACCCAGAGAAAAGGCGATGTCTTTTCGCAACGGCGGCTCCTTCTGGCCGGCGGCCTCATTACCCTTACCTACCTAGGCCTTATGGCACGTCTAACCTACCTACAGGGGTTTCAAGGTCGAAAAATTCGCGCAGCCGCCTTTCAAAGCCGTATCGAGGATATCCCCAGCAAAGCCCATCGCGGGGCCATCTTCGACGCCGAAGACCGCCCCCTCGCCATAGATACCTACAGCGGCACCGCGGGCTTCGACCCCGCCGTTCTGGCCAATCCCTTTATGGACAGCGCCACTCGCAAACGGCTGCAACAGCGCTTGACAAACGACCTCCCGCGCGCGGCCATGCTCCTAGGGATCCCCTTGTCGCAGCTGAACACTCAAATACAACAGGCCGTGGCCGCCTATCAACAACGTCTGGCGGAAGGGCACTATGCCGAACATGGTTTTTATCCGCTGAAGTATGGCCTTACCCAAACGCAAGCGCAGCTTTTTAAAGCGGCACATCTCTGCGGGTTCGGCGTTCAGGATAATCGCGTACGACGCTACCTCTGCGGCGCCGATGCGGCGCAGGTCATCGGCTTTGTTAATCCGAGCGGACAGGGCGTCCTCGGTTTGGAACAGGGCTGCGACCGATGGCTTAAAGGCACCGATGGTTATGCGGAGGTGGAACTCGATGCCCATCGCCACGAGATACCAAACACCCTGCATCAGCTGCGCCTGGCAAACAACGGGCTGAACATCTACACCACTCTCGATGCCGACGCGCAACATATTGCCACCGAAGAGGCCATGCGCATATGGAATCAGTTTCATCCACATGGCGTCTCTGTGGTCGTTGTAGACCCTCGTTCCGGCGATATTCGCGCCCTGGTCAGCCTACCTAGCTTTAACCCAAATCCACTGCCGAACGCCCCACAGAAACGTTCGCCTATACCCTTCGATTCCATCTATGATCGCTGCACCGCCTATTGCTATGAACCCGGGTCCACCATCAAGCCCCTGCTCGTCTGTGGGGCCTTGCAAGAAGGGGTCATCACTCCGCAGTCCTACTTTCACTGCAGCGGCGAGTTTCGGGTGCAAGGACGCACCATCCATTGCGCTCATGGAGAAGTTCACGGCGACGAGGATGTCGCTAAAATTCTGCGTGTCTCCTGCAACATCGGGGCAGCTCAGATCGGTCTGCGGCTTGGCGGCCAACAACTGAAAGCGATCTATGCCCGCTTTGGCCTATTTACCCGTCCCGATCTGCCCTTGCCCGGCATCGCACGAGGACACTGGTCGCTAGATAAGTACGAGGCCCCCTACTGCGCCGCAAAAACCGCTCGTGCGGCCTTTGGCCAGTCCGTCACGGTCACTCCTCTCGGCCTGGCAATGGCCTACGCCGCCATCGCCAACAACGGTCTCCTCATGCAACCGCGCCTCGTCACCGCGATGGTCTCCAGCGATGGCCGCGTTGTCGAACGTATTCCTCCAACCCCCGTACGTCAGGTGATATCTCCCAGCGTGGCCAGGGAGGTACGCCAGATGCTGTGCGGTGTTGTTACCTCGGGCACCGGCCAACCTGCCGCCATCCCTGGCTATATAGTGGCCGGCAAAACCGGCACCGCTACCAAATATCGCCCTGGCGCCTATATCGGATCTTTTATCGGCATGGTTCCCGCCGACCCAAATACCGTGCCCCGTGCTGTCATTCTGGTAATGGTGAATCAACCAACTACCGGCCGCTACTACGGGGCCGAGGTCGCCGCTCCGGCCTTTCACAATATCGCCGCGCGACTGATGGCTCTCTGGCGTGTTCCCCAAGACGACCCTCAAAACACACAGGCCATCGCCGCTGGGCAACTGCCGAAAGTCGCCTTTCTGCCGTCTACGCTGCCGACCAAAACGAATAGAAATTAG
- a CDS encoding UDP-N-acetylmuramoyl-L-alanyl-D-glutamate--2,6-diaminopimelate ligase: protein MSKPLHHLIARLPNAAVSSTNNPSIAGLTHDSRAVNPGWLFVCLIGQNFDGHQFAPQAVERGAAAVVVQQDALEKLGITLPPHIPIVKVPDTRKAFPLLACAFYDDPSHTLRVIGVTGTNGKTTTTHMIANILRTAGERVGTIGTLGAELDGATLPSEHTTPEADQLQELLATMRDQGADSVVMEVSSHALALYRTDGIAFRAGVFTNLTQDHLDFHKTMEAYFNAKARLFTEYPVLYPRPDKAEFISVINVSQWEGRELVTLARGDIITYSVDANDPAVLRPESITLSATSTQFVACYDSGTERFELPITVPLGGAFQVGNALAAIATCLRLGVDRQAIARGLANLPPVPGRFEPVPTAHRGFSVIVDYAHTPDGLQNLLQSALRLQPKRLICVFGCGGNRDRGKRPIMGNLAATMADIAIVTSDNPRHEDPNAIIQEILTGMNPERDPHIKAQIIVEPDRRAAIYKAVALAQPGDMVLIAGKGHEDYQIVGDTKFPFDDRQVAREALQGETP, encoded by the coding sequence ATGTCTAAACCATTGCATCATTTGATAGCAAGACTGCCGAATGCTGCTGTCTCTTCCACAAACAACCCATCTATTGCAGGACTTACTCACGACTCACGGGCGGTTAACCCTGGGTGGCTTTTCGTATGCCTTATAGGCCAAAACTTCGACGGCCATCAGTTCGCCCCTCAAGCCGTTGAACGCGGGGCGGCAGCGGTGGTGGTGCAGCAGGACGCTCTTGAAAAACTTGGCATTACGCTGCCCCCGCATATCCCCATTGTGAAAGTGCCGGATACACGTAAGGCATTTCCTCTGCTCGCCTGTGCCTTTTACGACGATCCTTCGCATACGTTGCGGGTCATTGGGGTTACGGGAACCAACGGTAAAACCACGACGACCCACATGATCGCCAACATTCTCCGCACCGCCGGAGAACGCGTGGGCACCATAGGCACGCTCGGTGCCGAGCTCGATGGTGCCACCCTACCCAGCGAACATACCACCCCTGAGGCAGACCAACTGCAGGAGCTGCTGGCCACCATGCGCGACCAAGGTGCCGATTCGGTGGTGATGGAGGTCTCCTCTCACGCACTGGCTCTCTATCGCACGGATGGCATCGCCTTTAGGGCGGGAGTGTTCACCAATTTAACGCAAGATCATCTCGATTTCCACAAAACGATGGAGGCCTACTTCAACGCAAAGGCACGCCTCTTCACCGAATATCCGGTGCTCTATCCGCGCCCCGACAAAGCCGAGTTCATCTCCGTTATCAACGTCTCTCAGTGGGAGGGCAGAGAGTTGGTGACTTTGGCACGGGGCGACATCATTACCTACTCCGTAGATGCCAACGACCCGGCCGTGCTTCGCCCCGAGTCGATCACGCTCTCAGCCACCTCCACACAGTTTGTCGCCTGTTACGATTCCGGGACCGAGCGTTTTGAGCTGCCCATCACGGTGCCGCTCGGAGGCGCTTTCCAAGTAGGAAACGCCCTCGCCGCCATCGCTACCTGTCTTCGGCTCGGCGTAGATAGGCAAGCGATCGCACGAGGGCTAGCGAACTTACCGCCCGTGCCTGGCCGCTTCGAGCCGGTTCCAACAGCCCATAGGGGCTTCAGCGTGATCGTAGACTATGCCCATACCCCGGATGGACTGCAGAACCTACTGCAATCCGCCTTACGTCTTCAGCCAAAGCGACTTATCTGTGTCTTCGGCTGTGGAGGTAATCGTGATAGAGGCAAACGGCCTATTATGGGCAACTTGGCAGCCACCATGGCCGACATCGCCATCGTCACTTCGGATAACCCACGTCATGAAGACCCAAACGCGATCATCCAAGAGATTCTCACCGGCATGAACCCAGAGCGCGACCCTCATATCAAAGCGCAGATCATCGTGGAGCCCGACCGACGTGCTGCCATCTATAAGGCCGTGGCGCTCGCCCAGCCCGGTGATATGGTGCTTATTGCTGGTAAAGGCCACGAAGACTACCAGATCGTTGGTGACACTAAGTTTCCCTTCGACGATCGTCAGGTAGCTCGAGAGGCCCTGCAAGGAGAGACGCCCTAA
- a CDS encoding DNA methyltransferase: MRKLSEQEIERIVSLLREGKPLPEDYKTSLFDTKKEYELVYADKEREEDILADTIAVPLQPIKTFRNGEDGSGLSDISRLDQHLLEHFRSKFVLQPMLNRSLVSFQANKNRPIYRWYKFKEAFSASLVEYLLQRYNIRAGRILDPFAGSGTTLFAASAMGINADGIEILPIGQQIITTKKILDAEFTPDDFERLRQWSALRVWEKSEKGVPLPELRITQGAYPERTREAIQKYLGACQEENVRVQAVLRFALLCALEPVSFTRKDGQYLRWDYRSGRTQGKKPFDKGEILSFEKAICEKINEIVSDISRTHPTSLLPPEKYQGEIRLYAGSCLEVLPKLQENSYNAIVTSPPYCNRYDYTRTYALELAILGINEKELSNLRQAMLSSTVENRAKELLKMNPKWKTALAAADEQELLQAILKYLEAQKARGELNNNGIPRMVRGYFYEMACVIAECARVLKPGALLFMVNDNVRYAGASISVDMILSNIGEKLGFQVENILVLPNGKGNSSQQMGEHGREELRKCIYVWRKQQ; the protein is encoded by the coding sequence ATGCGTAAACTTTCGGAGCAGGAGATCGAGCGAATCGTAAGCCTCCTCAGGGAAGGCAAGCCCTTGCCGGAGGATTACAAAACAAGCCTTTTTGATACCAAGAAGGAATACGAGCTTGTCTATGCCGACAAGGAACGGGAGGAGGACATCCTGGCCGACACCATAGCCGTGCCGTTGCAGCCGATCAAGACCTTCCGTAACGGTGAGGACGGCAGTGGCTTGTCCGATATTTCTCGTCTTGACCAGCACCTGCTGGAGCATTTCAGGAGCAAGTTCGTTCTTCAACCCATGCTCAATCGCTCTCTTGTCAGTTTTCAAGCCAATAAAAATAGACCTATCTATCGTTGGTACAAATTCAAAGAGGCCTTTTCAGCTTCATTGGTCGAGTATCTGCTTCAAAGGTATAACATCCGTGCGGGCAGAATTCTAGACCCCTTCGCGGGGAGTGGAACAACCCTTTTTGCCGCAAGTGCGATGGGTATAAATGCAGATGGCATCGAAATTCTCCCCATAGGTCAGCAGATCATTACCACGAAGAAAATCTTGGACGCAGAGTTTACACCTGACGACTTTGAACGCTTACGGCAATGGTCTGCTTTGCGGGTTTGGGAAAAATCAGAAAAGGGAGTTCCCTTGCCAGAGTTGCGCATCACCCAGGGGGCTTATCCCGAAAGGACAAGGGAAGCCATCCAGAAGTATTTGGGCGCTTGTCAAGAAGAGAACGTCCGAGTTCAGGCGGTGTTACGCTTTGCATTGCTTTGCGCTCTAGAGCCAGTTAGTTTTACACGTAAGGATGGACAATACTTGCGCTGGGATTATCGTTCTGGGCGCACCCAGGGGAAGAAACCTTTTGACAAAGGTGAAATCTTGAGTTTCGAGAAAGCCATTTGCGAGAAGATCAATGAAATTGTATCCGATATTTCTCGCACTCACCCGACTAGTCTCCTTCCTCCGGAGAAATATCAGGGAGAAATTCGCCTGTATGCTGGATCGTGCCTCGAAGTCTTACCAAAGCTTCAGGAGAATTCTTATAATGCTATCGTCACCTCTCCACCATACTGTAATCGCTACGATTATACGCGGACATACGCACTTGAGCTGGCTATACTTGGCATAAATGAAAAAGAGTTGTCGAATCTGCGCCAGGCAATGCTCAGCAGCACAGTCGAAAATCGTGCGAAAGAACTACTTAAGATGAATCCAAAATGGAAAACCGCGCTCGCTGCTGCTGATGAGCAAGAGCTGCTACAGGCTATCTTGAAATATTTGGAAGCCCAAAAGGCGCGAGGAGAACTGAACAACAACGGTATTCCCAGAATGGTCAGAGGCTATTTCTACGAGATGGCGTGTGTCATTGCTGAGTGTGCACGTGTCCTCAAGCCTGGTGCATTGCTCTTTATGGTCAATGACAATGTTCGATATGCGGGTGCGAGCATTTCAGTGGATATGATTCTCTCTAACATCGGCGAGAAACTGGGCTTTCAAGTGGAGAATATCCTTGTTCTACCTAATGGCAAGGGCAACAGCAGTCAACAAATGGGGGAGCATGGGCGCGAAGAGCTTAGAAAATGCATTTATGTTTGGAGAAAGCAGCAATGA